From a region of the Impatiens glandulifera chromosome 4, dImpGla2.1, whole genome shotgun sequence genome:
- the LOC124934970 gene encoding uncharacterized protein LOC124934970 → MRRTTKGRRVFDHLSGIQLNDRADVHLWNAEEDGKLKSNKIWNVIRERGQVVNWAALVWSSKVILMHRFILWLAFRRRLSTRDRIQVYMDIPDASCLLCDGNVEAIDHLLGSCPFTRHVWNKFTSAMLEAWEEIIVAAQDRTRANKFPANIFKYNFASIVYHVWAESNARVFERVRRSIDQVWSDIVFDCGALMRTWRRIPKGKRAWNLFRD, encoded by the exons atgaG GCGGACTACGAAGGGAAGAAGAGTATTTGATCATTTGAGTGGTATCCAATTGAACGATAGGGCTGATGTTCATTTGTGGAATGCCGAAGAGGATGGAAAGTTAAAGTCTAACAAGATTTGGAATGTCATAAGGGAAAGAGGTCAAGTTGTTAATTGGGCAGCTCTTGTTTGGTCTTCTAAAGTCATCCTGATGCATCGTTTCATTCTTTGGTTGGCTTTCCGTAGAAGACTTAGCACTCGGGATCGAATTCAAGTTTACATGGACATTCCAGATGCTAGTTGCTTACTTTGTGATGGAAATGTGGAGGCGATTGATCACTTACTCGGGAGTTGTCCGTTTACAAGGCATGTGTGGAATAAGTTCACTTCGGCGATGTTGGAGGCGTGGGAGGAAATTATAGTTGCTGCCCAAGATAGAACTAGGGCAAATAAATTTCCAGCAAATATTTTTAAGTACAATTTTGCCTCTATCGTGTATCATGTTTGGGCCGAAAGTAACGCACGGGTGTTTGAAAGAGTGCGTCGAAGTATTGACCAAGTTTGGAGTGATATTGTATTTGATTGCGGGGCACTTATGAGGACATGGAGGAGGATCCCCAAAGGCAAACGCGCATGGAATCTTTTTCGGGATTGA